Proteins encoded by one window of Cryptococcus gattii WM276 chromosome K, complete sequence:
- a CDS encoding Regulation of meiosis-related protein, putative (Similar to TIGR gene model, INSD accession AAW46115.1) codes for MSNIIEFGAPPPRSSSSKARNFGSPSSGFSKTLSSEKSFEKINGNHEAESQIYEDENVMEEDMMGEESMLVDTDQEEESDEEEGREVIHVEVRQKPFSHLREQPIMQIVTQFIEEDLARIELGCELSGWNEVKILKDHVERIWVEEGVAGVASVQVSEVDIQVHVYKTSLDNEVEEFSADLDDDDSEEKVSAASVRSLPSAELDGIWDTLVYSDDIKARLLNYIYSTILFSESDIDFNVIAWNRVILLHGPPGTGKTSLCRALAQKMSIRLSQKYRHGKIIEINSHSLFSKWFSESGKLVQKLFQTVTEMVEDESGFVVVMIDEVESLTAARAGAMKGNEPSDSLRVVNALLTQLDKLRTSKNVLVMTTSNLVDAIDEAFISRVDLLESVPLPPPRAIYSILSGCLKECITKKLIKRCRILDWKAAEEAQRERKFARKVATAEKEKEAREVRERGVAASLADLAITCHAIELSGRTLRKLPVIAHARYLSSSSSSTSSMGEYRSFKVERWIEAMSKVVDVEQEKKHSLASGGNNTRGGESANAPQDGICCPSVSNGHAHMEKNEIGMMLGTKVKH; via the exons ATGTCTAATATTATCGAATTCGGCGCCCCACCTCCGCGTTCATCATCCTCTAAAGCTCGTAACTTCGGTTCTCCCTCTAGCGGGTTCTCGAAAACACTTTCCTCAGAAAAATCATTTGAAAAGATTAATGGCAACCATGAGGCTGAGTCCCAGATATACGAGGATGAAAATGTAATGGAAGAAGACAtgatgggagaagagagcATGCTCGTGGATACCGATCAAGAGGAGGAGAgtgacgaagaagaaggaagggaggTCATCCATG TCGAAGTTCGACAAAAGCCTTTTTCTCATTTGCGAGAACAGCCGATCATGCAAATCGTCACTCAATTTATTGAAGAAGATCTGGCGAGGATAGAATTGGGGTGTGAGTTGTCCGGATGGAATGAGGTCAAGATCCTGAAGGACCATGTCGAGCGTATATGGGTAGAAGAAGGGG TCGCAGGGGTCGCATCGGTTCAGGTTTCAGAAGTAGACATTCAAGTGCATGTTTACAAGACTTCTTTGGATAATGAAGTTGAAGAATTCTCGGCTGATTTAGATG ATGATGATAGTGAAGAGAAGGTCTCTGCCGCTTCTGTTCGTTCACTGCCTTCTGCTGAGCTGGATGGCATCTGGGACAC GTTGGTCTACTCCGATGACATTAAAGCCCGTCTTCTCAACTACATTTACTCTACCATTCTGTTCTCTGAGAGTGACATCGACTTTAATGTCATTGCATGGAACAGGGTCATTCTGTTGCATGGTCCTCCTGGAACAGGCAAGACCAGTCTATGTAGAGCGTTGGCTCAGAAAATGTCTATACGGCTGTCTCAAAA GTATCGACATGGAAAAATAATTGAAATCAATTCACattctctcttctccaagTGGTTTTCCGAGTCAGGCAAATTAGTGCAAAAGTTATTCCAGACCGTAACAGAGATGGTGGAGGATGAATCTGGTTTCGTAGTGGTCATGATAG ACGAGGTGGAGTCTTTGACAGCGGCAAGGGCAGGTGCAATGAAGGGCAACGAACCGTCTGATTCTCTGAGA GTTGTGAATGCTCTTTTGACTCAACTGGATAAGCTGAGAACCAGCAAGAATGTGCTGGTGATGACAACGTCCAACCTCGTCGATGCTATTG ACGAAGCATTCATATCCCGAGTCGACCTTCTTGAATCTGTTCCTCTCCCACCACCACGAGCGATTTACTCTATCCTCTCTGGATGTTTGAAAGAATGTATCACCAAAAAACTCATCAAGCGATGTCGGATACTGGATTGGAAAGCGGCCGAAGAGGCACAACGGGAGAGAAAGTTTGCCAGAAAAGTTGCGACAGcagaaaaagaaaaggaggcGAGAGAAGTAAGGGAGAGGGGGGTGGCGGCTTCACTAGCCGATCTAGCTATCACATGCCAT GCAATCGAGCTTTCCGGCCGGACACTGCGCAAACTCCCGGTCATTGCCCATGCTCGGTACctctcttcatcatcttcttctacATCATCTATGGGGGAATATAGATCATTCAAAGTGGAGAGATGGATAGAGGCGATGAGCAAGGTGGTGGATGTTgagcaagagaagaaaCATAGTTTGGCATCTGGAGGGAATAATACGCGTGGAGGTGAATCAGCAAATGCCCCGCAAGATGGGATTTGCTGCCCAAGTGTGTCGAATGGTCATGCCCACATGGAGAAGAATGAGATTGGGATGATGCTGGGTACAAAGGTGAAGCATTAA
- a CDS encoding Inositolphosphorylceramide-B C-26 hydroxylase (IPC-B hydroxylase), putative (Similar to TIGR gene model, INSD accession AAW46114.1), whose amino-acid sequence MFADGECVPTDCPFRIRHPVTHAPTLFVFFSVYLFVLFFKRCFFPVPPFRSDLPLLFLFLLSVLISPAPPLPLPPPHTHPSHSLHLPRPPSHPPLDPHPYHSYHLPQLGTHSLPDSVTLSNTMAKTTHARGHIYSLAEVAKHNTRVSTLCTYNGKVYDLTPFLDDHPGGDDIILDYAGQDIGKVMNDEDVHQHSRAAYEMLEEFEVGELGGGEKIVSEDWVCDENFHPSDTDLLSDYNLNKFIDLTKPLLIQVWNAPWTKEYYLSQVHEPRHLKESARLFGSDLLEPFTRTQWWVVPMIWWPIAGFIGWLSMLQFTDSSITAKSILTYPLPSSILVPSPASGGYFFLCFAFGIFIWTILEYGMHRFLFHLDYYLPDTRWAITLHFLLHGVHHYLPMDKLRLVMPPLLFFVLQTPFTKLAHLIFPKAIANGIISGAFAMYVIYDMGKSSSYISGVSKSNNRFCPGHYALHHTRLPAYVREMKRYHLAHHYKNFELGFGVTSKIWDYVFGTVLPTTTK is encoded by the exons ATGTTCGCCGACGGGGAGTGTGTTCCCACGGACTGTCCATTTCGAATCCGCCATCCAGTGACGCACGCGCCCACGTTGTTTGTATTTTTTTCTGTTTATTTATTTGTACTTTTTTTTAAGAGGTGCTTCTTCCCTGTCCCACCGTTCCGATCCGATTTGCCgcttctctttctctttctgcTGTCCGTGCTTATATCCCCTGCCCCTCCACTGCCCCTCCCACCCCCCCATACACATCCCAGTCACTCATTACACCTCCCACGCCCGCCTTCTCACCCGCCACTCGACCCGCACCCGTACCACTCGTACCACCTTCCACAGTTAGGCACACACTCGCTGCCCGATTCAGTCACCCTCAGCAACACCATGGCCAAAACGACCCATGCCAGAGGGCACATCTACTCCCTTGCCGAGGTCGCGAAGC ACAACACTCGCGTCTCAACGCTCTGCACTTACAATGGCAAAGTTTACGACCTGACGCCTTTTCTTGATGACCACCCCGGAGGAGACGACATTATTCTTGACTATGCCGGACAAGATATAGGCAAGGTTATGAATGACGAGGATGTTCACCAGCACTCTAGGGCGGCTTATGAGATGCTTGAAGAATTCGAGGTGGGAGAGTTGGGTGGCGGAGAAAAGATTGTCTCAGAGG ACTGGGTTTGCGATGAAAACTTTCATCCCTCCGACActgatcttctttccgaCTACAACCTTAACAAATTCATTGACTTGACGAAGCCTCTTCTCATCCAAGTTTGGAACGCACCTTGGACCAAGGAGTACTATCTTTCCCAAGTCCACGAGCCAAGACATCTCAAAGAGAGCGCCAGGTTGTTCGGGAGCGATTTGCTGGAGCCTTTCACCAGAACACAGTGGTGGGTCGTGCCGATGATCTGGTGGCCTATCGCTGGTTTTATCGGATGGCTGTCCATGTTGCAGTTCACCGACTC ATCAATTACCGCCAAGTCCATCCTTACCTACCCTCTTCCGTCATCTATCCTCGTCCCTTCTCCCGCCTCTGGGGGCTACTTCTTCCTATGCTTCGCATTCGGCATCTTCATCTGGACCATCCTTGAATACGGTATGCACCGattcctcttccacctcgACTACTACCTGCCCGACACAAGATGGGCCATCACTCTCCATTTCTTGCTCCATGGTGTTCACCATTACCTTCCGATGGACAAGTTGCGGCTCGTCATGCCTCCCTTGCTGTTTTTTGTCCTTCAAACGCCTTTCACAAAGCTTGCACACCTTATCTTCCCCAAGGCTATTGCCAATGGTATCATCTCGGGCGCGTTTGCCATGTATGTCATCTATGACATGGGTAAGTCCAGTTCCTATATATCTGGCGTGTCGAAATCTAACAATCGTTTTTGTCCAGGCCACTATGCGCTTCACCACACCCGTCTCCCGGCTTATGTTCGTGAAATGAAGCGATACCACCTCGCTCATCACTACAAGAACTTTGAGCTCGGTTTCGGTGTTACCAGCAAGATTTGGGACTATGTCTTTGGGACTGTGTTGCCTACCACCACCAAGTAA
- a CDS encoding Hypothetical protein (Similar to TIGR gene model, INSD accession AAW46113.1; CNK00670) encodes MSQPEWQSVIRQRLIANQQQQEPYTDIVDQYRKLAKTTRELKVRNKALLKSGGGGGGGGGGPDGQAVSQNKQLQLTDAIRERDATAANLRDELNSLRADRAALEKRVIEWDLRWKSQEKDMETLSDEIMSLNLEISALTERNEGLLKDNANLLQRWLDKMNERAEEMNEAFEREIGVAKGFMEEAEEIFGEAFEEVERPEESENEKEERKDKGKAQAPTPSTATAASSQSTKPKPSSTKPITTHSKPPTPTADPSKPRTSRTSLPSSTSSRLLTKPRTSLNNAKPASTSEKKEKGKDEKKRVPLRSATPRSTRPSLSPSPSPVPTSSTGTANSTSASASASGSASISHVGRKSSSPNPAAQPRTRTGSQPGSSTPSNLGLGGPTARRSRSPGTSSLRGASSSSITGAAGVRSTSSSVRDKIRAMEGSGTLTLPGAAASTTGTGKGVGGGTRRQKISSPAPTATTKESDTPATHGVGGSQVIDKNQNAGREEEEKQQRDFR; translated from the exons ATGTCTCAGCCAGAATGGCAGTCCGTTATTCGCCAGCGCCTCATTGCCAACCAGCAACAACAAGAGCCTTATACTGACATTGTCGATCAAT ATAGGAAGCTTGCAAAGACAACGCGAGAGCTTAAAGTCCGGAATAAAGCTTTGTTGAAGAGCGGTGGCggaggaggtggtggtggtggtggacCGGATGG TCAAGCTGTCTCCCAAAACAAACAACTCCAACTGACAGACGCTATCCGCGAACGCGATGCCACCGCTGCAAATCTTCGGGACGAACTCAACTCTCTTCGCGCCGACCGGGCCGCCCTGGAAAAACGCGTAATTGAATGGGACTTGCGCTGGAAAAGCCAGGAGAAAGATATGGAGACTCTGTCGGATGAGATCATGTCCCTCAACCTTGAGATCTCAGCGTTGACAGAGAGGAATGAGGGATTGTTGAAGGATAATGCGAATCTGCTGCAAAGGTGGTTGGATAAGATGAATGAAAGAGCGGAAGAGATGAATGAAGCATTTGAGAGGGAAATTGGGGTAGCAAAAGGGTTCATGGAAGAGGCTGAGGAAATATTTGGAGAAGCCTTTGAAGAGGTTGAGCGGCCAGAGGAATCAGaaaatgaaaaagaagaaaggaaggatAAGGGAAAGGCGCAAGCTCCCACCCCTTCAACTGCTACTGCTGCTTCTTCACAAAGCACAAAACCCAAACCTTCCAGTACCAAGCCTATTACCACCCACAGCAAACCTCCTACACCAACTGCGGATCCTTCTAAACCTCGTACCTCCCGCACTTCCctgccttcttcaaccAGCTCTCGCTTACTTACCAAACCTCGCACTTCTCTTAACAATGCCAAACCCGCTTCTACATCtgaaaagaaagaaaagggaaaagatgaaaagaagagggtCCCGCTACGGTCCGCTACCCCACGCTCGACGCGCCCAAGTTTATCCCCTTCACCATCCCCTGTCCCCACATCTTCCACGGGCACTGCCAACTCTACCTCTGCTTCCGCCTCTGCCTCCGGTTCTGCCTCCATCTCACATGTTGGACGAAAATCCTCAAGTCCTAATCCAGCAGCACAGCCTCGCACAAGGACAGGCTCGCAGCCTGGCTCCAGCACGCCTAGCAATCTCGGTCTCGGCGGCCCAACCGCCAGACGTTCACGCTCGCCGGGTACGTCTTCCCTCCGTGGcgcttcttcctcctccattACCGGTGCAGCGGGGGTGAGATCAACATCTTCTTCGGTGAGGGATAAGATACGAGCGATGGAAGGAAGTGGAACATTAACATTACCCGGGGCTGCTGCGTCGACGACAGGTACGGGTAAAGGTGTGGGTGGGGGGACGAGGAGGCAAAAGATTTCGTCCCCTGCACCGACTGCAACGACTAAAGAGTCAGACACACCTGCTACTCACGGAGTGGGAGGCAGTCAGGTTATAGATAAGAATCAGAATGCAggcagagaagaagaagaaaagcAGCAGAGGGATTTTCGCTAG
- a CDS encoding RAB small monomeric GTPase, putative (Similar to TIGR gene model, INSD accession AAW46112.1) — protein sequence MATRKKHLLKVIILGDSGVGKTSLMNQYVNKRFSTQYKATIGADFLTRELVVDDRVVTMQLWDTAGQERFQSLGVAFYRGADCCVLVYDVNSNKSFEALDGWRDEFLVQASPHDPENFPFVVLGNKIDMEESKRMVSQKRAMTWCQAKGNIPYFETSAKEAINVEQAFQTIAKNALAQEAETELYADYPDPIRIDSESTQNYGCNC from the exons ATGGCTACCAGAAAGAAGCACCTTCTCAAG GTTATCATCCTTGGTGACTCCGG GGTCGGTAAGACTTCGCTCATGAACCAATACGTCAACAAGCGATTTTCTACGCAATACAAGGCTACCATTGGCGCAGACTTTCTGACTAGGGAATTGGTTGTTGATGATAGGGTCGTCACTATGCAG CTTTGGGACACTGCCGGTCAAGAACGTTTCCAGTCCCTAGGTGTCGCTTTCTATCGCGGAGCCGACTGCTGTGTCCTCGTGTACGATGTCAATTCCAACAAGTCTTTCGAAGCGCTCGACGGTTGGAGAGATGAGTTTTTGGTGCAGGCTTCACCGCATGATCCCGAGAACTTCCCATTTGTGGTGTTGGGTAACAAGATTGATATGGAGGAGTCTAAGAGGATG GTGTCTCAAAAACGAGCAATGACGTGGTGTCAGGCCAAAGGCAACATTCCCTACTTTGAGACTTCTGCCAAGGAGGCTATCAACGTCGAGCAGGCTTTCCAGACTATTGCGAAGAACGCTTTAGCGCAAGAAGCTGAGACTGAGTT GTATGCCGACTACCCTGACCCTATCAGGATCGACTCCGAGAGCACACAGAACTACGGGTGTAACTGCTAA